One part of the Larimichthys crocea isolate SSNF chromosome XIX, L_crocea_2.0, whole genome shotgun sequence genome encodes these proteins:
- the LOC104932034 gene encoding uncharacterized protein LOC104932034 isoform X1, giving the protein MEAECEQLHGGGGGGGGEEEAAGGAMLWSLQEALQRQTLQIGVSACGATAVLDVLKVLGVDVEPEEADRCVQTRLRRNESPLPDYLLSRSEAGATHAQLIRGAEDASDGKVTGRFFHLHPRRLVRLSSWLARWIRAGAVPVATMNMQLAVPDGEEVPDAWHHQLVFGVVPNAVFMTNPLDVVNEDELHQRLCSESVLLIRREDVLPRLTPDCCLSGLSEPRWTALDVEGQVKQMLLEDEQDGVKSTHIKIPAAYSSGVTLFARRESELWRELLDAPELPLL; this is encoded by the exons ATGGAGGCAGAGTGTGAGCAGctccatggaggaggaggaggaggtggaggtgaggaggaggcagcaggtgGAGCCATGCTGTGGTCCCTGCAGGAGGCCCTGCAGAGACAGACCCTGCAGATCGGAGTCTCGGCCTGCGGAGCCACGGCGGTGCTGGACGTGCTGAAGGTTCTCGGCGTGGACGTGGAGCCCGAGGAGGCCGACCGCTGCGTGCAGACCCGCCTGAGGAGGAACGAGTCCCCGCTGCCGGACTACCTGCTGTCCCGGAGCGAGGCCG GTGCGACCCACGCCCAGCTCATCCGAGGAGCCGAGGATGCCAGCGATGGGAAGGTAACGGGTCgcttcttccacctccaccCGCGCCGCCTCGTCAGACTCTCCTCCTGGCTCGCCCGGTGGATCCGAGCCGGCGCCGTTCCCGTGGCGACCATGAACATGCAGCTGGCCGTGCCGGATGGAGAGGAGGTGCCCGACGCCTGGCACCACCAGCTCGTCTTCGGGGTCGTGCCCAACGCCGTCTTCATGACCAATCCTTTGGATGTAG TGAACGAGGACGAGTTACATCAGAGGCTCTGCAGTGAGTCGGTGTTGCTGATTCGTCGGGAAGACGTCCTGCCGAGACTCACACCAGACTGCTGCCTGTCCGGCCTGTCCGAGCCGCGGTGGACAGCCCTGGACGTCGAGG GTCAGGTGAAGCAGATGCTCCTCGAGGACGAACAGGACGGAGTCAAGTCGACACACATCAAGATCCCGGCGGCGTACAGCTCGGGCGTCACGCTCTTCGCCCGGCGAGAGTCAGAGCTGTGGCGAGAACTCCTCGACGCTCCTGAACTCCCTTTGTTGTGA
- the LOC104932034 gene encoding uncharacterized protein LOC104932034 isoform X2, protein MEAECEQLHGGGGGGGGEEEAAGGAMLWSLQEALQRQTLQIGVSACGATAVLDVLKVLGVDVEPEEADRCVQTRLRRNESPLPDYLLSRSEAGATHAQLIRGAEDASDGKVTGRFFHLHPRRLVRLSSWLARWIRAGAVPVATMNMQLAVPDGEEVPDAWHHQLVFGVVPNAVFMTNPLDVVNEDELHQRLCSESVLLIRREDVLPRLTPDCCLSGLSEPRWTALDVEGEADAPRGRTGRSQVDTHQDPGGVQLGRHALRPARVRAVARTPRRS, encoded by the exons ATGGAGGCAGAGTGTGAGCAGctccatggaggaggaggaggaggtggaggtgaggaggaggcagcaggtgGAGCCATGCTGTGGTCCCTGCAGGAGGCCCTGCAGAGACAGACCCTGCAGATCGGAGTCTCGGCCTGCGGAGCCACGGCGGTGCTGGACGTGCTGAAGGTTCTCGGCGTGGACGTGGAGCCCGAGGAGGCCGACCGCTGCGTGCAGACCCGCCTGAGGAGGAACGAGTCCCCGCTGCCGGACTACCTGCTGTCCCGGAGCGAGGCCG GTGCGACCCACGCCCAGCTCATCCGAGGAGCCGAGGATGCCAGCGATGGGAAGGTAACGGGTCgcttcttccacctccaccCGCGCCGCCTCGTCAGACTCTCCTCCTGGCTCGCCCGGTGGATCCGAGCCGGCGCCGTTCCCGTGGCGACCATGAACATGCAGCTGGCCGTGCCGGATGGAGAGGAGGTGCCCGACGCCTGGCACCACCAGCTCGTCTTCGGGGTCGTGCCCAACGCCGTCTTCATGACCAATCCTTTGGATGTAG TGAACGAGGACGAGTTACATCAGAGGCTCTGCAGTGAGTCGGTGTTGCTGATTCGTCGGGAAGACGTCCTGCCGAGACTCACACCAGACTGCTGCCTGTCCGGCCTGTCCGAGCCGCGGTGGACAGCCCTGGACGTCGAGG GTGAAGCAGATGCTCCTCGAGGACGAACAGGACGGAGTCAAGTCGACACACATCAAGATCCCGGCGGCGTACAGCTCGGGCGTCACGCTCTTCGCCCGGCGAGAGTCAGAGCTGTGGCGAGAACTCCTCGACGCTCCTGA